A single genomic interval of Saccharothrix saharensis harbors:
- a CDS encoding ABC transporter substrate-binding protein, whose product MHPLNRRGFLGLTAGLSIAALTGCGTQTPTSAASAPRDGGRLRAAFAGGGAKEVLDPHLANLFVEAARSKALYDKLADLGPDVSAQPRLAEKWEPDATLTRWRITLRQATFHDGRPVRAEDVLASYARILDPNRAFRAKSSLAVIDLANSRAVDERTVEFALQRPFVEFPNVLAAFGAYVVPAGTEDFTSPVGSGPFRFVSFEPGKSVLLKRHGEYWEGAPHLDELEFVIANEESARTNALLGGQVEYAHDLTPTTARGHEAGGRMAIHRAPNSAVQAFAMKLDRPPFDNRDLREALFLLADRPQLVESVLAGSGQVGNDLFGKGYQHYADDIPQRTRDLDRAKFLIRRAGAEGLTVKLDTSTAAAGMVEAATVFADQVKGSGLTIEVVTGNKDSYWSDTLKNGSLSSFRSGAMPIETHVAQRLLSGSGTNVTKWARPEFDALYDRAVSTVDAGRRDEVYREMQRSLHAEGGYLMWGFADWIVGAAPNVGGISTAPANTLDWARFDKVWLG is encoded by the coding sequence ATGCACCCCCTCAACCGCCGCGGTTTCCTCGGCCTCACCGCCGGCCTCTCGATCGCCGCCCTCACCGGCTGCGGCACGCAGACCCCGACCTCCGCCGCGTCCGCCCCCCGCGACGGCGGACGGCTGCGCGCCGCGTTCGCGGGCGGCGGGGCCAAGGAGGTGCTGGACCCGCACCTGGCCAACCTGTTCGTGGAGGCCGCCCGGTCCAAGGCGCTGTACGACAAGCTCGCCGACCTCGGCCCGGACGTCTCCGCCCAGCCCAGACTCGCCGAGAAGTGGGAACCCGACGCCACCCTGACCCGCTGGCGCATCACCCTGCGGCAGGCGACGTTCCACGACGGCCGGCCCGTGCGCGCGGAGGACGTGCTGGCCAGCTACGCCCGCATCCTCGACCCGAACCGCGCGTTCCGGGCCAAGTCCAGCCTCGCCGTGATCGACCTGGCGAACAGCCGCGCGGTGGACGAGCGGACGGTGGAGTTCGCGCTGCAGCGGCCGTTCGTGGAGTTCCCGAACGTGCTGGCCGCGTTCGGCGCGTACGTCGTGCCCGCGGGCACCGAGGACTTCACCAGCCCGGTCGGCTCCGGCCCGTTCCGCTTCGTGTCGTTCGAACCCGGCAAGTCGGTGCTGCTCAAGCGGCACGGCGAGTACTGGGAGGGGGCGCCGCACCTGGACGAGCTGGAGTTCGTGATCGCCAACGAGGAGTCGGCGCGGACCAACGCGCTGCTCGGCGGCCAGGTCGAGTACGCGCACGACCTCACGCCGACCACCGCGCGCGGCCACGAGGCCGGCGGCCGGATGGCGATCCACCGCGCGCCCAACAGCGCCGTGCAGGCGTTCGCGATGAAGCTGGACCGGCCGCCGTTCGACAACCGGGACCTGCGCGAGGCGTTGTTCCTGCTGGCCGACCGGCCGCAGCTGGTCGAGTCGGTGCTCGCGGGCAGCGGGCAGGTGGGCAACGACCTGTTCGGCAAGGGCTACCAGCACTACGCCGACGACATCCCGCAGCGCACCCGCGACCTGGACAGGGCGAAGTTCCTGATCCGCCGGGCGGGCGCGGAAGGCCTGACGGTCAAGCTGGACACCTCCACCGCCGCGGCGGGCATGGTCGAGGCCGCGACGGTGTTCGCCGACCAGGTCAAGGGCTCGGGACTGACCATCGAGGTGGTCACCGGCAACAAGGACAGCTACTGGTCCGACACGCTCAAGAACGGCTCGCTGTCGAGCTTCCGGTCCGGCGCGATGCCGATCGAGACCCACGTCGCGCAACGGCTGCTCAGCGGTTCGGGCACCAACGTGACCAAGTGGGCCCGGCCGGAGTTCGACGCCCTGTACGACCGGGCCGTGTCCACCGTGGACGCCGGGCGGCGCGATGAGGTGTACCGGGAGATGCAGCGCTCCCTGCACGCCGAGGGCGGCTACCTGATGTGGGGCTTCGCGGACTGGATCGTGGGCGCGGCCCCGAACGTCGGCGGCATCTCCACCGCGCCCGCGAACACGCTGGACTGGGCGCGGTTCGACAAGGTGTGGTTGGGGTGA
- a CDS encoding ABC transporter ATP-binding protein: MTTVVHVEDLRAVAGTHALVDGVSFALAAGQVVALVGASGSGKTTTGLALLGEHAPGVSVSGRVTVTGRVGFVPQQPSAALNPVRRLGGVFREIAALHPGDRDALITTALRRARVPVELLRRYPHELSGGQQQRVVLAQALVGDPAVLVADEPTTGQDPITRAEVVDELASVVAQGVALVLLTHDLDVVRALADEVVVLRSGRVVEAGPVADVLDRPRSDYTAALVAAQPRVTVPDGRPAVAPRLETRALTARHRATTVLHDVDVRVGAGECLAVVGRSGSGKTTLARCVAGLHAGFTGDVLLDGRPLPRSLRRRSRSELAAVQYVFQDPRASFDAYRTVLDQVSRTAVRLGGVTDARAAALAELAAVGLDEATATRRPAALSGGELQRAALVRALLARPDVLVCDEITAGLDTLTQASLLDQLAALTCTVVLISHDLAVVARLADRVAVLHQGRVVEHGPAGDVLGSPTHPVTIGLLGRSMEGTEEKKT; encoded by the coding sequence GTGACGACCGTGGTGCACGTCGAGGACCTGCGCGCGGTCGCCGGGACGCACGCGCTGGTCGACGGCGTCAGCTTCGCGTTGGCCGCCGGGCAGGTGGTCGCGCTGGTCGGCGCGTCCGGCAGCGGCAAGACCACCACGGGGCTCGCGCTGCTCGGCGAGCACGCGCCGGGCGTGTCGGTGAGCGGGCGGGTCACCGTGACCGGCCGGGTCGGGTTCGTGCCGCAGCAGCCGTCGGCGGCGCTGAACCCGGTGCGGCGGCTCGGCGGCGTGTTCCGGGAGATCGCCGCGCTGCACCCCGGCGACCGCGACGCGCTGATCACGACCGCGCTGCGCCGGGCCCGCGTGCCGGTGGAGCTGCTGCGCCGGTACCCGCACGAGCTGTCCGGCGGTCAGCAGCAGCGGGTGGTGCTGGCGCAGGCCCTGGTGGGCGACCCGGCCGTGCTGGTCGCCGACGAGCCGACCACCGGGCAGGACCCGATCACCCGGGCCGAGGTGGTGGACGAGCTGGCGTCGGTCGTGGCGCAGGGCGTGGCGCTGGTGCTGCTCACGCACGACCTGGACGTGGTGCGCGCGTTGGCCGACGAGGTCGTGGTGCTGCGGTCGGGTCGGGTCGTGGAGGCGGGCCCGGTGGCCGACGTGCTCGACCGGCCGCGGTCGGACTACACCGCCGCGCTGGTCGCGGCACAGCCCCGGGTCACCGTGCCCGACGGGCGCCCGGCCGTCGCACCCCGGCTGGAGACGCGGGCGCTGACCGCGCGGCACCGCGCCACGACCGTGCTGCACGACGTGGACGTGCGGGTGGGCGCGGGCGAGTGCCTGGCCGTCGTGGGCCGGTCCGGGAGCGGCAAGACCACGCTCGCCCGGTGCGTCGCCGGGCTGCACGCCGGGTTCACCGGCGACGTGCTGCTCGACGGCCGCCCGCTGCCGCGGTCGTTGCGCCGCCGGTCCCGGTCCGAGCTGGCCGCGGTGCAGTACGTGTTCCAGGACCCCCGCGCGTCGTTCGACGCCTACCGCACCGTGCTCGACCAGGTCAGCCGTACCGCCGTGCGGCTCGGCGGCGTCACCGACGCGCGTGCGGCGGCGTTGGCGGAGCTGGCGGCCGTGGGGCTGGACGAGGCGACCGCGACCCGCCGGCCCGCCGCGCTGTCCGGCGGCGAGCTGCAACGCGCCGCGCTGGTGCGCGCCCTGCTGGCCCGGCCCGACGTGCTGGTGTGCGACGAGATCACGGCCGGGCTGGACACCCTGACCCAGGCGAGCCTGCTCGACCAGCTCGCCGCGCTGACCTGCACCGTGGTGCTGATCAGCCACGACCTGGCCGTCGTCGCCCGGCTGGCCGACCGCGTCGCCGTGCTGCACCAGGGGCGCGTCGTCGAGCACGGCCCGGCGGGCGACGTCCTGGGCTCCCCCACCCACCCGGTCACCATCGGCCTGCTGGGCCGCTCGATGGAAGGAACAGAGGAGAAGAAGACATGA
- a CDS encoding SDR family oxidoreductase, giving the protein MPSLAVTGATGNIGGRVARRLADAGHAPLLLVRDPSRAPDLPDATVARAAFADRDAVRRALEGIPVVLMVSAAESVDRVDQHRAFVDAAADAGVSHLVYTSFAGAAADATFTLARDHHATEQHIRASGMAFTFLRDNLYADFLPGMVGDDDVLRGPAGDGRAAVVAQDDIADAATAVLTDPGPHAGRTYDLTGPQALTLRDIAAVLSDATGRTITYHPETVEEAYRSRAKYGAPDWQLDAWVSTYTAIARGELDGVSDAVPALTGRPATSLADLLRR; this is encoded by the coding sequence ATGCCGTCGCTCGCCGTCACCGGCGCCACCGGGAACATCGGTGGCCGCGTCGCCCGCCGCCTCGCCGACGCCGGGCACGCCCCACTGCTCCTCGTCCGGGACCCGTCGCGGGCGCCGGACCTGCCCGACGCGACCGTGGCGCGAGCCGCGTTCGCCGACCGCGACGCCGTTCGCCGCGCCCTGGAGGGCATCCCGGTCGTCCTCATGGTCTCGGCGGCCGAGTCGGTGGACCGCGTCGACCAGCACCGGGCCTTCGTCGACGCCGCGGCGGACGCCGGGGTGTCCCACCTCGTCTACACCTCGTTCGCCGGGGCCGCCGCGGACGCCACGTTCACGCTCGCGCGCGACCACCACGCCACCGAGCAGCACATCCGCGCGAGCGGAATGGCGTTCACGTTCCTGCGGGACAACCTCTACGCCGACTTCCTGCCCGGCATGGTCGGGGACGACGACGTGCTGCGCGGTCCCGCCGGCGACGGGCGGGCGGCCGTCGTGGCGCAGGACGACATCGCCGACGCCGCCACCGCCGTGCTCACCGATCCGGGGCCGCACGCGGGCCGCACGTACGACCTCACCGGGCCGCAAGCGCTGACGTTGCGCGACATCGCGGCCGTGCTGTCGGACGCCACCGGCCGCACGATCACCTACCACCCGGAGACGGTGGAGGAGGCCTACCGCTCCCGCGCGAAGTACGGCGCGCCGGACTGGCAGCTCGACGCCTGGGTCTCCACCTACACCGCCATCGCCCGCGGCGAGCTGGACGGGGTGAGCGACGCGGTGCCCGCGCTCACCGGGCGCCCGGCCACGTCGTTGGCGGACCTGCTCCGCCGGTGA
- a CDS encoding ABC transporter permease → MSLRRYAARRLALGLVQVLAVVTVVFLLVQALPGDAAVALAGDNPDPKRIEQIRVAMGLDRPPLERFGDWVAGLARGDFGVSLISGRPVVEFLHDGLGPTLVLAALALVLLIPLSVLLGVLAALREGGPLDRAVTTVTVGLHSIPEFALAVVLIALFGVQLRWLPPTAVGADLLGQPAVLVLPLVVLVARPLCSISRLVRAGMIDALASDHVRHARRLGIGVTRVRFAHALPTALAPAVQQVARTTDWLLGGVIVVEAVFVIPGLGTILVDAVAGRDLPVVQGLAVVFAVTTVVVNLVADLLVFRLAPRSVAIA, encoded by the coding sequence GTGAGCCTGCGCCGGTACGCCGCCCGACGGCTGGCCCTGGGCCTGGTCCAGGTGCTCGCCGTCGTCACGGTGGTGTTCCTGCTGGTGCAGGCGCTGCCCGGGGACGCGGCGGTGGCGCTGGCGGGAGACAACCCGGACCCGAAGCGGATCGAGCAGATCCGGGTCGCGATGGGGCTGGACCGGCCACCGCTGGAGCGGTTCGGCGACTGGGTCGCGGGGTTGGCGCGCGGTGACTTCGGCGTGTCGCTGATCTCCGGTCGGCCGGTGGTCGAGTTCCTGCACGACGGGCTGGGGCCCACGCTGGTGCTGGCGGCGCTCGCCCTGGTGCTGCTGATCCCGTTGTCGGTGCTGCTGGGCGTGCTGGCGGCGTTGCGCGAGGGCGGGCCGCTGGACCGGGCCGTCACGACGGTCACCGTGGGCCTGCACTCCATCCCGGAGTTCGCGCTGGCCGTGGTGCTGATCGCGCTGTTCGGGGTGCAGTTGCGGTGGCTGCCGCCCACGGCGGTGGGCGCGGACCTGCTCGGGCAGCCTGCCGTGCTGGTGCTGCCGCTGGTGGTGCTGGTGGCGCGGCCGCTGTGCTCGATCAGCAGGCTGGTCCGCGCCGGGATGATCGACGCGCTGGCGTCGGACCACGTCCGGCACGCGCGGCGGCTCGGCATCGGCGTGACGCGGGTCCGGTTCGCGCACGCGCTGCCGACCGCGCTGGCGCCCGCCGTGCAGCAGGTGGCGCGGACCACCGACTGGCTGCTGGGCGGCGTGATCGTGGTCGAGGCGGTGTTCGTCATCCCCGGCCTGGGCACGATCCTGGTGGACGCCGTCGCGGGTCGCGACCTGCCGGTGGTGCAGGGGCTGGCGGTGGTGTTCGCGGTGACCACGGTCGTGGTGAACCTGGTCGCCGACCTGCTGGTGTTCCGGCTCGCCCCGCGATCGGTGGCGATCGCGTGA
- a CDS encoding GNAT family N-acetyltransferase, whose amino-acid sequence MTPYHREVGPYEVRRARESDLDGARSVMLDTFYQEFGYGYRPEWHRDVVDLEGAYLRPERHALFVAVKGDEVVATTGVRATAPASPPHPAWLAARYPDGVTAQLFRVYVRPDHRRAGLARALVGMATGFVAATPGYERLYLHTDTRIAGAEPFWRSVAEEVHDARDGDPITFQTVHFEIPLPR is encoded by the coding sequence ATGACCCCCTACCACCGCGAAGTGGGGCCGTACGAGGTCCGCCGCGCGCGCGAGTCCGATCTGGACGGTGCCCGCAGCGTCATGCTGGACACGTTCTACCAGGAGTTCGGCTACGGTTACCGGCCCGAGTGGCACCGGGACGTGGTCGACCTCGAAGGCGCCTACCTGCGTCCCGAGCGGCACGCGTTGTTCGTCGCGGTCAAGGGCGACGAGGTGGTGGCCACCACCGGCGTGCGCGCCACCGCGCCCGCCAGCCCGCCGCACCCCGCCTGGCTGGCCGCCCGGTACCCCGACGGCGTGACGGCGCAGTTGTTCCGGGTGTACGTGCGGCCGGACCACCGCCGGGCCGGGTTGGCGCGGGCGCTGGTCGGGATGGCCACCGGATTCGTCGCCGCGACGCCGGGTTACGAACGGCTGTACCTGCACACCGACACCCGGATCGCCGGGGCCGAGCCGTTCTGGCGGTCCGTGGCGGAGGAGGTGCACGACGCCCGTGACGGCGACCCGATTACCTTCCAGACCGTCCACTTCGAGATCCCGCTGCCGCGCTGA
- a CDS encoding ABC transporter permease, which translates to MRGVGWLLVLVPLALALLGPLFVPDELTRGAPFVANSSLGTDFVGRDVWHQVLAGGQTVVLVAVLATVVSYSAGVPWGVVAAMTRLRVVDEVLMRPLDLLLAVPSLLVLILVAAIAGPGLPVLVGVVALVNFPDVARISRAAALEIAGRPALEAMRLQGETWWRTSVVYTGRSMLRTLAADSGVRLTGALYLVASASFLGVGVAPDAADWAVMVDRNRVGLFLQPWAVVVPALLIVALSVGLNLVFDRALRAEART; encoded by the coding sequence GTGAGGGGCGTCGGCTGGCTGCTCGTGCTGGTGCCGCTGGCACTGGCGCTGCTGGGGCCGCTGTTCGTGCCGGACGAGCTGACGCGCGGCGCGCCGTTCGTGGCGAACTCGTCGCTGGGCACCGACTTCGTCGGCCGGGACGTGTGGCACCAGGTGCTCGCGGGCGGGCAGACCGTGGTGCTGGTCGCGGTGCTGGCCACGGTGGTGTCGTACTCGGCGGGCGTGCCGTGGGGCGTGGTCGCCGCGATGACCCGCCTGCGGGTCGTGGACGAGGTGCTGATGCGGCCGCTGGACCTGCTCCTGGCCGTGCCGTCGCTGCTGGTGCTGATCCTGGTGGCGGCCATCGCCGGGCCCGGGCTGCCGGTGCTCGTCGGCGTGGTGGCGCTGGTCAACTTCCCCGACGTGGCGCGGATCTCGCGGGCCGCCGCGCTGGAGATCGCCGGACGTCCGGCGCTGGAGGCGATGCGGTTGCAGGGCGAGACGTGGTGGCGGACGTCGGTCGTCTACACGGGACGGTCGATGCTGCGGACGCTGGCCGCCGACTCGGGCGTGCGGCTGACCGGCGCGCTGTACCTGGTCGCGTCGGCCAGCTTCCTCGGCGTCGGCGTCGCGCCGGACGCCGCCGACTGGGCCGTCATGGTCGACCGCAACCGGGTGGGGCTGTTCCTCCAGCCGTGGGCGGTGGTGGTGCCCGCGCTGCTGATCGTCGCGTTGTCGGTGGGGCTGAACCTGGTGTTCGACCGGGCGTTGCGGGCGGAGGCGCGGACGTGA